GGCTTAAACAAACATTTCTTAACTTATATTGCCTAGAGAAACAACTTAATTCGACATTTCTTAACTTATATTGCCTAGAGAAACAATTTAATTAGTGCCTCAGATGGATGTGTGAACGGTGCTTCGAGAGACAAGGACAATAAGATCACACGAAAATAATGATAACTATTTTTTGAATCCATGTGACAATAATCAGAGGATTATATTAGTAACAAATTACAAACGGGCGATAACAAGCATAGCAATCTAATTATCTAACTCAAATCGTTGGCGATAACAAGCATAGCAATCTAATTATCTGACTCAAATCATGGGTCGAGAGATCAAATCCAAACTGCCGCACCACTCCACGACCAACATCATTgtccctgtttgtttgagcttatTTAAGAATCGATTCATGGGCTGAGAGCCTGAGAGATCCAAATCCAATCAAACCAAACCGCTGCACCGACCGCTCCACCATCAAGCCATTGAccatgtttgtttgagcttatCTGAGAATTGATTAATTGATTGTTTGAAAATTTGGATTAGAGAATCTGTTGTCGAGAGAATCTGCTTGCTGATAAGCTGGGAGTTTGACAAACCTAATTAGTAGTTGATTATCTATTTGATTCATGAGTATGAGCGGGAGATGATTTTAacattatttttaaaatttgtaaaatataaattttgataaaaaaatagtAATACATTTGAAGTTATTTTGAACTGGCCAAGGCAATCAGCAGTTCAGCACACACACGGCGGTGGGAACAACCGTGGAAGGGACGGGACGGGGCGGACGCTTCCTTTGCCTGGCGTTGACAGTTAGATGCGACCGCGGGAGCGTCCGTCCGCCACCGCGTCCGCCTCAGCTCCCCCTCGCCTCCTCGGGCTGCCTCTAATCTCCCTCCAGCACTAGTGGGAAAGTTAGGAATCGTCGGCGCAACGCCTCGGCAGATTCGCCCGCTCCGATCCCaccatctccaccgccgccgccgttccatccggtgcggcggcgatggcgacgccgtcgtcgtcggcggcgagggcgcggagGAAGGTCCCCAGCCCCCCGAAGCACCGCCACGACGgcacctcgccgctgccgctcggcATGGACTGGAGCCCTCCCCCGAAGAGATGGGTAAGCGCCCCCACCGCGATCCCCCTCTCGCATCTCCTGCTCTCAACCCCGTCACGCTGCCCCGCCCCGGCGCGATCCGGCTCCCGCTCTGATCTCGGAGGCAGATGCGGTTCCCGCCGGCTGCGCTGCTGGGGGGCCGGTGATCCCGCTTCCGGGCTGGATTTGGTGCTGCTTTGCTCGATTTCCGCGGGATGTAGGTGTGTTTTGTCTGCTTGGGGGTTGTCGATCATTCGATGCGGCAGGCGGTTTCGAGTTAGGATTTCGCTGCAGCTGCGTTGCGCGTACTTGTATGTTGCTGCCTGTGTCCAGGTATTAAATGTGCGGGTCGGGATCTGCAGTAGAATTCGCCGAGTAGAGCCCCACGCTGCTTGGTTGCTGATTCAGTAGCTTAGAGCTTTCCTTTCATTAGGGTTTTGGATTTCTCGTTCTCCACTTGCATGGAGTAGACCGCTCGCCGCATCATTTTACTGTGTGGGATTGGATGAGTCAATTTCACGTCTGCTCAATTGACTAGGGTTTTGGATTATGTTTCTCTTGTAAGGAGGAGTAGATTATGTGTTTCATGGTGTGCTTTTGCTGAGACTGGGATTGGAAAAATCAGAATGTACTCCATCTTCAAAAGATTGATTTCCTTGCTAGTCAGTAGTAGTCTTCTGCAGAGTCTGAGTGAAGGGTCTGTAGCTTAGCTTACCAGGAACATAGGTGGCATTTGTAATTTAGCTGGTTCCAGCGTTAATGCATGATTTAAATTTCGGCCTAAGTTGTGTCAGTTATTAAGGTTTCTAGTTAGTATGATCAGTGGCACCTTTAACACACTTTTGCCTGATACAATTCTGTATGCTTGGTGAGGAAAATTCACTAATGCGTAAAGCTGTAAACTGTGGCAGAGTTTCCATGTAAAAGTGTCCATGTTCTAAAGGGTTCCATCAAGAAACATTTCTTCTACTATATTATTGGTTTCAGCACAATGCTCTGAAACTATCTGTTGGTTGACGCTTCTCACAGGCTTGTTGCCAATTGACTTCATACAGGAGGGAAGGAACACGGTATGGCCACATAACCCTCAAACAGGCTGGAGTTACTGTGTTATGATACCTTCTTGGATCACTCAAACACCTGAAGCTGGTGTGACCGCTGACAGCTTTTTGAAATCTGTCGTTGTAAGTACTGTTTACCTTGTAGGTTCTTATTTCTCTATTTGTATCAATGCATGCCGTAAATGACTTGAATACACTCAATTTAGTTGCATTCCATCTGCCAATTGGAAAATGGCATGTTTCAGGGATTGTCCTTGTTATACAATAAAATAAGCTAGAAGTGTGTCACAAAAAACTTTTATGAACCAATGGAAAattgagaaaagaaaatattCACTATTTATAAGCCAAaaactgttttttcttttaaggTTGTCTCCATTTACAACTTTTAGACATCTTAATATGTTATCAACTACATTTTGGAACTTAGGTGTTTCTAAGGTATTGCATTGCctattccttttcattttctgtgATGTGATTAGTTGCAATCAACAGGAAAATGGCACTTATCATTTGTATGTTGTGGAAATCTTGACTCTTGATTTATCTAAACCTTGCCATTCTTGTTTTTATGTATCTCTCTTTAATGCCCATAAAGGACAGTTTTACAGGATACATGTCGGTATACAATCTCCAGAAGGCTTTAGCTCTAGCCACGGAATTCTCAGAAGGTTTAGTGACTTTCTGAAGTTATCTTCTGATGTAAGTTGAGGCACTTGTTCTCATGTTGTTTCAAATATTCCAATTATTGCCATTTGTTGTTCACATTATCTGAGGGTACCATTATTACTTACCGATAATAACTATTGCTATGCAGTTGATCTATGGGTTAAAAGATGTTGACCAAGGAATAATTTACTGAAACAAGTCTTGAATAGTGTCTCTTTTGACAAAAAGACATCCTCCTTTTGAAAAAGAACAATGTTTTTTTATCACAACTAACCTGGCAAGCTACTCAGGCTGATATTAAGTTTTAGAATGTGATCAGCATGAAGAATCAATGTGTAGCTCTAAGTAACCAATTGTGTCGATGCACTTTACTTAAGCAAGTTTTAGAAAGTCCTGTAAGAATCAGTGTAGTTAAATGTAACTAGTTTTGTTGATAATGAATTGAATATGCACCTCACAAACTTACTGATGTTTCTACTTGTTGCGGTGCATCACATAGATATGTGCTGTTCATTTTCAAACACTTTCTGCTACAATGCTCTTACAAGTTGCAAGTCTGTACTAGTGCTAGTTCGAACAATCGTCCTTGCTGACCTTAGAAAAATGATGGATACATTGTTCTGATGTTGATATGTTAGGTCATTTTCTGTCATTTTGTTTTGATGGAGAACTTGATGGTTTCTTGAATATGATATTCATTAGCTCTTGATATATTTGTAATCATGTGATTTCTTTTAAGTTCAGTATTTTCTTTCTCATACTAAAATTCTCCCGTTCTGCAGCTTAAGAGTGCGTTTCCCAGAAAAGATGTCCCATTGGCTCCTCCGAAGCATGCTTTCTTGAGAATAAATTCAAGCAGGTTGCTTCTAGAAGAGGTAAGATGTATCTTGACTCGATATACTACCTAATTTTCCCTATGTCACCTGGATGCTATATGTTAAGTAGTTCACTATTTCACTTCTTAGACTTTGTGTTCTCAAACTGTTCTGATTGCAGAGAAGGCATGCATTGGAGGAGTGGATGCAAAAGTTACTTTCTGACATCGACTTGTCCAGAAGTGCTCCTGTTGCTGCTTTTCTTGAACTTGAAGCTGCTGCACGTTCATGTATGTGCTATTTGGTTTATATTTTCCCTAACTGTAAATTATTTATTGTCTTAATTGCACATTGAACATATTAGCAGCGAATTTAATTATAATGTTGTACTACATTTAGATTTCCAAGACCGGAATGGACGTCCTTCTGAAGCAGGTTCTTCTGCAAAAAGTAGTACTGACTCTTCTCCACATCCTGATGGACCTGCTTCTGGTTCTCTCGCTGAGTCCAATCAAATAAACGAAGTGCTTACTCGTGGTAGCAGTCTGACAGGAGCAACTGGCAATGGTGTGCTGGGAGAAGCTATCTTAGATCAGTCCGATGATCATGTTAGTAGTGTCTCGAATCACAGGAAAGGGAGCCTTAATTTTTTGGAACATGATGGTAGAAATGGTTCGGCATCATCTTACAGGGGAGTTGTTTCTGAAGAGGCTCATGATTCTAATCCTGGCCATGCTCGCAAGGACTCTGCTGAAAGTATTGGGAGTGATTTGAGCTCTTTAAGAGGAAGTGAATTATCTGTTCCAGGGGCCAATAGCTCCCTATGGGATGGTCCTGTGGATCTACCAAGTGCCATGGACGCACATATTAGTCAAACAGAGCATCTTACTGGTTTAGATATGCAGCTTTTGTATGATGTGGATGCGCAAGTCATCCTTCCAAATGATCAAAAACAGAAGTTGTCTAGACTTTTGATCACCATGCAACGAAGAATAGGGACAGCAAAAACTGATATGGAGGATCTCATAGCACGACTAAATCAAGAAGCAGCTGTCAAAGAGTATCTTACGACAAAGGTATGGCTTTTCATATTATTCGTTGCTTTATGATTTGCGTGCATCTAGCTCTACTTAGTATTACAGGTTCATGCTTAAAAACAAAATGCGCTTTCAGTTTTCATGTTGAATAAGATTGTATGGCTTCATTACTTTTGTGCATTCTTAGTATTCAATTCATTATTTCTGTGCATCAACCATTCTGTGGATTCTAGGCACTCTGTTTGGTATTTATGATTTCGGATGTAGGTTAAAGATTTGGAGGTTGAATTGGAAGCCACAAAGCAAAAAGGTAGAGAGACACTGCAGCAAGCTATCCTGGCCGAAAGAGAGAGGATTACACAGATGCAATGGGATATGGATGAGCTTCGCAGGAAGTACTCTGAGATGGAGTCAAACCTGAAGGTTGAACAAGTCAGTTTTCTTCGCTGTTCTTGTGGCCTGGTTATTTTATTAGCCATATGAAAGTACTGATTGTCTCACGCTATAATGTGCAGAATGAGAAAACTCGTGTAGAGTCAGAGAAAACATCTTCTAGCGGTGAAAATGAAACACTACTTGAAGAATTAGAAATGAAACAAAAAGAAGTTGAGAGTTTGAAACAGCATCTTGGAGAAGTTGAGGCAAAGTCTAAAGCAGATATAAAGGTTCTTGTCAAAGAGGTCAAGTCTCTTAGAAACTCCCAAAAAGAGATGAAGAAAGTGCTGCATCAGTATATTGAGGAGAAGACTGATTTAGAGGTATAGTGACACCTAGTTCCTAAATGATAACCCTCTAACATAGTTGTAGCAATGTCATTGCTTGTTTTCTAGCAATACCTGTTTGCTCTTCTGACAGCATATTCAACATTATTAATGGTTTGCTGGACCAATGTGGCTAACTGCCCTTCCTTTCACTTGTGTATCCTGCATGCCACCTACCCTTGAAACCCTGGAACTTAACTTAATCCTATAGAACTGTTGCTGTTTAAGCTTGGTGACCTTTTCAAGCTGTTACACCCACAAAGCTAGTAGATGCAAAACATCCTGGCCTTTTGCCTTTCCACTACACATGGATTCATCCTACAGTTCATCTGATTTGGGAAGACTATCATAAAACATTATGCATGCTAGCTGATAAGATGATCTAGCATTAAAGAATATGATTATCTTGATCAACGTACACATgagcctttttttttatctctatGTGTTTCGTTTTTGTCAAACTTGGATGGATAAAATTGTTCTATCAAGGTAGGAAGAGTAGTAAAGGCTGTATTAGATATGGCTTGATGTACAAGTGTACAACGTGTATATACATGTGTacagatacatgcatacatgtCTAATAGGATGTGATTGTTCTTAAGATCAACACATGCACGGAcactttgttttattttgttatCTCCATGCGATTCCTCTTCTCAAGCTTTGATGGATAAAGCTATGATCTAAAAGGATTTCTCCTTGTATGTGCCTGATTTCTGGGAATTCGACTTCAATGCTGCTTCTTTATTTACTTAAGTTCATGAGCTGGAGAAAGGGGACGAGTCTTTTTATGCATGCTAACATCTCAAATCAATTAATTGTTATGATTTTATTTTGGTTTTCCTTAAATCCAAGCTTCTGTGCGTTTGCATCTCTGTAATTTCATTTTTTGCATTCAGTTTTTAATGTCTTTAATTGTACCTTTTTTGGGTTCCAGAGGGTTGTTAATAGAGAGAAGCAGCGGTCAACACGCTTGAGGTTATCCCGAGAAAAAATTCTTCACGAGTGCAGACTGCTGCGTGAGCGTCTACAAGAATGTAGTGCTAAATTTCTAGCAGAAGAACAAGACAACTTTACTGTTGATCCATCGTCCTTGCCTGATGCACTAGATCTTCTGGCAACATCAGACAATAGAATACGGCTACTCGTTGCAGAGGTAAATTTTATAAATGTTATGGTAGACTAATGTCATTTATTTCCTGTTTTAAATGGTATGTTAGACTAATGTCATTTATTACCTGGGCCTGCTTGGCCAAATCCTAGTTTTATATTCTTAGATAGCAACCAAAgttatgttttctttttcttcaaaataagaaaaaaagatttCCCCCCTATCGAAAGTAGAATGCGATTCAAAAATATGAGAATTGTGATATATTATCCTAAAATAGTAACAGGGAGACACGATTATGTAGCTCAGTTTTTGTTGTCATTTGGAATATTACTGCAATGTTCCCTTACTTCAGCATTTAGAAGATCCTGAACTCTCTCCCTCCATTTGTCCCTCTTTCTTGTGAAATACTCGTAGCTTAGTTTCTGCATTATTTTTGAAGCTAAGATTGTTTACAGTGTTTTAAAACTGGGTGTAGTATTTTTGAAGCTAAGATTGTTTACAGTGTTTTAAAACTGGGTGTAGCTAGGTGAAGTTGGATAATGTAATGTCCCTACCAATATCCTAGTCCTAGCTTTAGAATTATTAAGATGAAGTTCACCAAATCTAGTTCTTCAACAAAGGTTTACACTCTGAGTAACTCAGGTTTGGAATTATGTAACAATGGTCTCTTTATAGAAGCAGCAGTAGAAGCTAGTTTCTCTTGGGTTCTGAGTTCGGAGTTTGAGCcacatataataatatttacCTGGATCCTCGAGTCGTTTTATTTAAGGTGTAGAATTTTGTTCACTCCTGAAAATAAATTTCATGGGGTCTGCACTCAACATCAGTTTTTAAATTTACTTTCTATTCACTCCAATGGGGTTATTACATGTGCGCTAATCTATGCTCTGCATTGATTCCTCCAGGCTCAACTTCTAGCACGAGAAGATGAACA
Above is a genomic segment from Setaria viridis chromosome 4, Setaria_viridis_v4.0, whole genome shotgun sequence containing:
- the LOC117852575 gene encoding PX domain-containing protein EREX isoform X3, with product MGLLPIDFIQEGRNTVWPHNPQTGWSYCVMIPSWITQTPEAGVTADSFLKSVVFYRIHVGIQSPEGFSSSHGILRRFSDFLKLSSDLKSAFPRKDVPLAPPKHAFLRINSSRLLLEERRHALEEWMQKLLSDIDLSRSAPVAAFLELEAAARSYFQDRNGRPSEAGSSAKSSTDSSPHPDGPASGSLAESNQINEVLTRGSSLTGATGNGVLGEAILDQSDDHVSSVSNHRKGSLNFLEHDGRNGSASSYRGVVSEEAHDSNPGHARKDSAESIGSDLSSLRGSELSVPGANSSLWDGPVDLPSAMDAHISQTEHLTGLDMQLLYDVDAQVILPNDQKQKLSRLLITMQRRIGTAKTDMEDLIARLNQEAAVKEYLTTKVKDLEVELEATKQKGRETLQQAILAERERITQMQWDMDELRRKYSEMESNLKVEQNEKTRVESEKTSSSGENETLLEELEMKQKEVESLKQHLGEVEAKSKADIKVLVKEVKSLRNSQKEMKKVLHQYIEEKTDLERVVNREKQRSTRLRLSREKILHECRLLRERLQECSAKFLAEEQDNFTVDPSSLPDALDLLATSDNRIRLLVAEAQLLAREDEQGSSDDGDNSDSISSLTMGSEDASVTDEDTTKMLSDLLIDNAQLRMRLNAVIRNAVNTAVKPEREGNGEVLPKRTVLNWLLDR
- the LOC117852575 gene encoding PX domain-containing protein EREL1 isoform X1, with the translated sequence MATPSSSAARARRKVPSPPKHRHDGTSPLPLGMDWSPPPKRWEGRNTVWPHNPQTGWSYCVMIPSWITQTPEAGVTADSFLKSVVFYRIHVGIQSPEGFSSSHGILRRFSDFLKLSSDLKSAFPRKDVPLAPPKHAFLRINSSRLLLEERRHALEEWMQKLLSDIDLSRSAPVAAFLELEAAARSYFQDRNGRPSEAGSSAKSSTDSSPHPDGPASGSLAESNQINEVLTRGSSLTGATGNGVLGEAILDQSDDHVSSVSNHRKGSLNFLEHDGRNGSASSYRGVVSEEAHDSNPGHARKDSAESIGSDLSSLRGSELSVPGANSSLWDGPVDLPSAMDAHISQTEHLTGLDMQLLYDVDAQVILPNDQKQKLSRLLITMQRRIGTAKTDMEDLIARLNQEAAVKEYLTTKVKDLEVELEATKQKGRETLQQAILAERERITQMQWDMDELRRKYSEMESNLKVEQNEKTRVESEKTSSSGENETLLEELEMKQKEVESLKQHLGEVEAKSKADIKVLVKEVKSLRNSQKEMKKVLHQYIEEKTDLERVVNREKQRSTRLRLSREKILHECRLLRERLQECSAKFLAEEQDNFTVDPSSLPDALDLLATSDNRIRLLVAEAQLLAREDEQGSSDDGDNSDSISSLTMGSEDASVTDEDTTKMLSDLLIDNAQLRMRLNAVIRNAVNTAVKPEREGNGEVLPKRTVLNWLLDR
- the LOC117852575 gene encoding PX domain-containing protein EREL1 isoform X2; the protein is MATPSSSAARARRKVPSPPKHRHDGTSPLPLGMDWSPPPKRWEGRNTVWPHNPQTGWSYCVMIPSWITQTPEAGVTADSFLKSVVFYRIHVGIQSPEGFSSSHGILRRFSDFLKLSSDLKSAFPRKDVPLAPPKHAFLRINSSRLLLEERRHALEEWMQKLLSDIDLSRSAPVAAFLELEAAARSYFQDRNGRPSEAGSSAKSSTDSSPHPDGPASGSLAESNQINEVLTRGSSLTGATGNGVLGEAILDQSDDHVSSVSNHRKGSLNFLEHDGRNGSASSYRGVVSEEAHDSNPGHARKDSAESIGSDLSSLRGSELSVPGANSSLWDGPVDLPSAMDAHISQTEHLTGLDMQLLYDVDAQVILPNDQKQKLSRLLITMQRRIGTAKTDMEDLIARLNQEAAVKEYLTTKVKDLEVELEATKQKGRETLQQAILAERERITQMQWDMDELRRKYSEMESNLKNEKTRVESEKTSSSGENETLLEELEMKQKEVESLKQHLGEVEAKSKADIKVLVKEVKSLRNSQKEMKKVLHQYIEEKTDLERVVNREKQRSTRLRLSREKILHECRLLRERLQECSAKFLAEEQDNFTVDPSSLPDALDLLATSDNRIRLLVAEAQLLAREDEQGSSDDGDNSDSISSLTMGSEDASVTDEDTTKMLSDLLIDNAQLRMRLNAVIRNAVNTAVKPEREGNGEVLPKRTVLNWLLDR